From Mobula birostris isolate sMobBir1 chromosome 8, sMobBir1.hap1, whole genome shotgun sequence, the proteins below share one genomic window:
- the LOC140201691 gene encoding uncharacterized protein codes for MLIWTGFQEPSIVDESFPGTANRSRGKAQTRISCSSRLLPLQDAQDWGLVHRTRPGSVNRCPCPDRPPVQRNRNAGKGRKAGTGSWKSFFTLGKSSSTTERDSHPEVGLLFRAANRGRGPSGEYRTLRSVKSEESLSSQTGVTALPRHHSLRHSSSADGPSDRLVSVDQLIQLQNPGFAEPLYAQLQPRRTRRGPDEARPRQHGPDGERPSLRSSAGSPQAEVNAQSQGWLWITHRKSPSPTPPVAPHLPPPLPPPPPPLPPPPPPLPPPPPPTKGPARDMALALTHQAHHVFRHRHEPGRQSPEPPRLLRTVAMEADPAWRGSDHHGYVLATWQGRDHPLFSRTHPEHGLGYQSEEMLDQVPGPPWPPDSAPPWHPESVPTWHLESAPPWHPELVPTRHPDLAPPWHLESAPPRHPDLAPPWHLESAPPRHPDSAPPRHPDSAPPRHPDSAPPRHPESAPTRHRESVPPWHPESTPPRHPDLASPWHLESAPPRHPDSAPPRHPESVPTRHPDSAPTRHPESAPPRHPDSAPPRHPESVPTRHPDSAPTRHPESAPPRHPESAPPRHPESAPTRHPESAPTRHPESVPPWQPESAPTRYPESAPTRYPESAPPRHPDSAPPRHPESVPTRHPDSVPPWHPESAPTRHPESAPPRYPESAPPRHPDSAPPRHPDSAPPRYPESAPPRHPDSAPPRHPESAPPRHPESAPPRHPDSAPPRHPDSAPPRLPDSAPLRPPDLVLPPRPPCRFRRSAHPSLTRDPREGPARPSPFARAGSLSRGPLPPPPPSSKHLLIPGHPSLLPQLHGSPPPRRSRSPTRQEGPGRGEGPCPPPPPFAFAPRPTPADHPQQRTRGRVPSVRCPIAVVPPPPPPPPPPPPPPPPPPPPLPPPPPPPQPPTLPPPPPPPTQRPRRQRSHHQHRRTPHHRHLLPLPPYHHPDLLLAAGWPEVRQRLPACPRHPHPLHRPPTLYPGLPERAVAVARRYGIGPARDLPPRASLSRHHQRWSFRGLERSFC; via the exons ATGTTGATATGGACGGGGTTTCAGGAGCCAAGCATTGTGGATGAATCCTTTCCAG GCACCGCTAACAGAAGTCGAGGCAAGGCCCAGACGAGGATAAGCTGCAGCTCCCGCCTGCTGCCCCTGCAAGACGCTCAGGACTGGGGGCTCGTACACCGGACCAGACCCGGCAGTGTCAACAGGTGTCCCTGTCCTGACCGACCTCCAGTACAGAG GAACAGGAATGCAGGGAAGGGCCGCAAGGCCGGaacagggagctggaagagtttCTTCACCCTGGGAAAGTCCTCGAGTACGACAGAGCGTGATTCTCATCCGGAAGTGGGCCTGCTGTTCCGGGCAGCCAACAGGGGCCGGG GACCCAGTGGTGAGTACCGAACACTTCGCTCAGTGAAGAGTGAAGAGTCCCTGTCCTCGCAGACGGGAGTAACAG CGCTGCCCCGACACCACAGCCTCCGCCATTCTTCCAGCGCAGACGGGCCATCGGACCGCCTGGTCTCAGTTGATCAGCTCATCCAGCTGCAGAACCCCGGCTTCGCCGAGCCCCTCTATGCCCAGCTCCAACCCCGGCGTACACGGCGAGGACCCGACGAGGCCAGGCCCAGACAGCATGGCCCTGATGGAGAGCGGCCATCCCTCCGTTCCTCAGCTGGCAGCCCGCAGGCGGAGGTCAACGCTCAGAGTCAGG GTTGGCTCTGGATCACTCATCgcaaatccccctccccaacaccccctGTCGCCCCACATCTCCCacctcccctgcccccaccaccacctcctctgccccctccaccacctcccctgccccctcctcccccacccacaaagGGCCCTGCCCGGGATATGGCATTAGCTCTGACTCATCAGGCGCACCACGTATTCCGGCATAGACACGAGCCAGGGCGTCAGTCCCCCGAGCCACCCCGACTGCTTCGGACTGTGGCGATGGAAGCTGACCCAGCCTGGAGAGGGTCGGACCACCACGGATATGTCCTGGCTACCTGGCAGGGCCGAGACCACCCCCTGTTCTCCCGGACTCACCCAGAACACGGGCTTGGCTACCAGAGTGAGGAGATGCTGGATCAG GTCCCAGGGCCTCCTTGGCCCCCGGATTCGGCCCCCCCTTGGCACCCGGAATCGGTTCCCACTTGGCACCTGGAATCGGCCCCCCCTTGGCACCCGGAATTGGTTCCCACTCGGCACCCGGATTTGGCCCCCCCTTGGCACCTGGAATCGGCCCCCCCTCGGCACCCGGATTTGGCCCCCCCTTGGCACCTGGAATCGGCCCCCCCTCGGCACCCGGATTCGGCCCCCCCTCGGCACCCGGATTCGGCCCCCCCTCGGCACCCGGATTCGGCCCCACCTCGGCACCCGGAATCGGCCCCCACTCGGCACCGGGAATCGGTCCCCCCTTGGCACCCGGAATCGACCCCCCCTCGGCACCCGGATTTGGCCTCCCCTTGGCACCTGGAATCGGCCCCCCCTCGGCACCCGGATTCGGCCCCCCCTCGGCACCCGGAATCGGTTCCCACTCGGCACCCGGATTCGGCCCCCACTCGGCACCCGGAATCGGCCCCCCCTCGGCACCCGGATTCGGCCCCCCCTCGGCACCCGGAATCGGTTCCCACTCGGCACCCGGATTCGGCCCCCACTCGGCACCCGGAATCGGCCCCCCCTCGGCACCCGGAATCGGCCCCCCCTCGGCACCCGGAATCGGCCCCCACTCGGCACCCGGAATCGGCCCCCACTCGGCACCCGGAATCGGTCCCCCCTTGGCAACCGGAATCGGCCCCCACTCGGTACCCGGAATCGGCCCCCACTCGGTACCCGGAATCGGCCCCCCCTCGGCACCCGGATTCGGCCCCCCCTCGGCACCCGGAATCGGTTCCCACTCGGCACCCGGATTCGGTCCCCCCTTGGCACCCGGAATCGGCCCCCACTCGGCACCCGGAATCGGCCCCCCCTCGGTACCCGGAATCGGCCCCCCCTCGGCACCCGGATTCGGCCCCCCCTCGGCACCCGGATTCGGCCCCCCCTCGGTACCCGGAATCGGCCCCCCCTCGGCACCCGGATTCGGCCCCCCCTCGGCACCCGGAATCGGCCCCACCTCGGCACCCGGAATCGGCCCCACCTCGGCACCCGGATTCGGCCCCCCCTCGGCACCCGGATTCGGCCCCCCCTCGGCTGCCTGATTCAGCACCCCTTCGGCCCCCCGATCTGGTACTCCCTCCGCGCCCCCCATGCCGCTTTCGTCGCAGTGCCCACCCCTCCCTTACCCGAGACCCCCGGGAAGGGCCTGCCCGCCCCTCACCCTTTGCCCGTGCTGGCTCCCTCTCTCGtggccccctcccccctcccccaccctcctccaAACACCTCCTGATACCGGGacacccctctctccttcctcagTTGCACGGTTCTCCCCCTCCCCGCCGCTCCCGCTCACCCACCAGGCAAGAGGGTcctgggaggggtgagggacctTGCCCACCTCCTCCCCCCTTTGCTTTCGCTCCCCGACCCACCCCCGCCGACCACCCACAGCAGCGAACGCGAGGGAGGGTGCCATCTGTCCGCTGCCCCATTGCGGTTgtaccacctcctcctcctcctccacctcctccacctcctcctcccccacctccgcctcctccacttcctcctcccccaccccctccccaaccccctaccctccccccaccccctcctccgCCCACCCAGCGTCCTCGCCGCCAGCGCAGTCACCACCAGCACCGCCGTACCCCACATCACCGTCACCTCCTGCCCCTTCCCCCATACCACCACCCTGACCTGCTGCTGGCGGCAGGGTGGCCTGAGGTGAGGCAGCGTCTCCCGGCCTGCCCGCGccaccctcaccccctccaccGGCCCCCCACCCTCTACCCCGGCCTGCCTGAACGAGCCGTGGCCGTGGCTCGGCGGTATGGCATCGGACCAGCCCGGGACCTCCCGCCACGGGCATCCCTCTCCCGTCACCACCAGCGATGGAGCTTCAGGGGCCTGGAGCGGAGCTTTTGCTGA